Below is a genomic region from Phycobacter azelaicus.
TGACCAGAGGCAATGACGAGTGGGGGGGGCGACCCCTTCGGTTACTCGGTCCCGTGAGTAGGGTTTGGTGTCGGCAATTTGATGTCTACCCAGACCAGCCTGTGTCGGCTGGCGCGGGCGGCGGTCTCCGTATCCGGCAAGGACCAGCCGACACCCGCTTTTTCAATTTTGAGAGCTGCAGAGGGCAACACATAATCGACCCGCATGCGCCCTGGCCTGCTCCACTCCACTGTGTCGAGGCTGCCTGCTCGGCTCGCGGGGCGTGGATCCACCACTCTTGGGTCACCAAGGAGATCTGCAATTGCATGGTGCAGGCCCTCTCCTTTTTCCGGGTCAAGATTAGCGCCTCCCACAATCACAAAGAGCCGACCTATCTTTCGCCGATAGGGCTCAGGAAGGCCGTTATCCAGCAGGATCTGCCACAAGCGGATCTCATCGTGATTGCGACGGCCGTTGCGGTCTTCGGGGCCATCGAACACAGGCGGTCCGGCCTGGAAGGTCATCAGGTCGAGCTGGGCACCCTGCGGAAGTTGGATCGGAACAACCCAATGGGCAGTAGATGAAAGACGCTGGACCTGCTGGGCTTCGGCAGAGGGGTAGGGACGCCCGTCCGGATGACGGGGCAGGAGGGAACCGGGCAGATCTCGCCACAAGAGCGCTGACAGGTCCAGCGCCTCGGTTGCCAAGATTGGAAACCGGGACAGCACGGCGATCCCGCCTTTGCCGGTGAAGTCGCCGAACCCCTGGGCGTCCCCGGGCCCGCCAATGCGGCCGTCCCCATCGAGATCCACCCCTGAGGAAAGCCCTGCGTTCGGCTGCCGAGCGAAGATGTAAGGATAGGGAGCGCCTGCAAGGGCCAGACGGCGCTCCAGCGCCTCGAGGCCGCGGTTCTCATAGTCCCAGTCGATGCCCTGAAGGGCGATGATATCTGGATCTGCCGCCGCGATGACCTTGATAACGGCTGCAATCTGCGCATCTTCGCCTTTTTCGATGTCACGCAGCATCAATCCTGGCCCTTTGCGGGACAGTTCGATGTTGTAGGTCGCGATCCGCAGAGTGTCGGATCGCGCAGGCAGGCAGGCGAGTAGAAAGGTTGAGAGCA
It encodes:
- a CDS encoding endonuclease/exonuclease/phosphatase family protein translates to MRRLAVFIAALLSTFLLACLPARSDTLRIATYNIELSRKGPGLMLRDIEKGEDAQIAAVIKVIAAADPDIIALQGIDWDYENRGLEALERRLALAGAPYPYIFARQPNAGLSSGVDLDGDGRIGGPGDAQGFGDFTGKGGIAVLSRFPILATEALDLSALLWRDLPGSLLPRHPDGRPYPSAEAQQVQRLSSTAHWVVPIQLPQGAQLDLMTFQAGPPVFDGPEDRNGRRNHDEIRLWQILLDNGLPEPYRRKIGRLFVIVGGANLDPEKGEGLHHAIADLLGDPRVVDPRPASRAGSLDTVEWSRPGRMRVDYVLPSAALKIEKAGVGWSLPDTETAARASRHRLVWVDIKLPTPNPTHGTE